A single window of Salvelinus namaycush isolate Seneca chromosome 11, SaNama_1.0, whole genome shotgun sequence DNA harbors:
- the LOC120055614 gene encoding endophilin-A2-like isoform X2: protein MSVAGFKKQFYKASQMVSEKVGGAEGTKLDEDFKDLEKRADVTSKAVVDVISKTSEYLQPNPASRAKLTMLNTVSKMRGQVKSPGYPQAEGLLGESMAKFGREMGEDTNFGGALVDVGESMKRLAEVKDSLDIDVKQNFIDPLQAVVDKDIKDIQHHLKKLEGRRLDYDYKKKRQGKIPDEELRSALEKFHESKEMAESSMHNLLETDVEQVSQMASLVESQLQYHKQAVQILEELTDKLRDRVNEAQSRPRREYTPKPKASFDYEEQEHSNGEYSPSANPPSYSSASEPCAKALYDFEPENEGELGFCEGDIIMLTNRIDENWLEGTIRGQSGFFPNNYVEVVVPL, encoded by the exons ATGTCAGTCGCAGGCTTCAAGAAACAATTTTACAAAGCAAGCCAG ATGGTCAGTGAGAAGGTCGGAGGTGCAGAGGGAACCAAGCTGGATGAAGACTTCAAAGATCTGGAGAAG AGGGCAGATGTGACCAGTAAAGCGGTGGTGGATGTCATCTCTAAAACATCGGAGTACCTGCAGCCCAACCCAGCGTCCAGGGCCAAGCTGACCATGCTGAACACGGTGTCTAAGATGCGGGGCCAGGTGAAGAGCCCTGGCTACCCCCAGGCTGAAGGGCTTCTGGGGGAGAGCATGGCCAAGTTCGGAcgagagatgggagaggacaCCAACTTTG GTGGCGCCCTGGTGGACGTGGGCGAGTCCATGAAGAGGCTGGCTGAGGTCAAAGATTCCCTGGACATCGATGTCAAACAGAACTTTATCGATCCACTGCAGGCCGTTGTCGACAAGGACATCAAAGACATCCAG cACCATCTGAAGAAGTTGGAAGGCAGGCGTCTGGACTACGATTATAAGAAGAAACGCCAGGGGAAGATCCCAGACGAGGAGCTGAGGTCAGCCCTGGAGAAGTTCCACGAGTCCAAAGAGATGGCAGAGAGCTCCATGCACAACCTGCTGGAGACTGAT GTAGAGCAGGTGAGTCAGATGGCTTCTCTGGTCGAGTCACAACTACAGTATCACAAACAGGCTGTGCAGATTCTGGAGGAGCTGACGGACAAACTCCGAGACAG GGTGAACGAGGCCCAGTCTCGCCCCAGGCGTGAGTACACTCCTAAACCCAAAGCCTCCTTTGACTACGAAGAGCAGGAGCATTCAAATGGAGAGTACTCCCCCTCTGCCAACCCCCCTTCATACTCCTCAG CCTCTGAGCCGTGCGCTAAGGCCCTGTATGACTTCGAGCCAGAGAACGAGGGTGAGCTGGGCTTCTGCGAGGGCGACATCATCATGCTGACCAACCGCATCGACGAGAACTGGTTGGAGGGCACTATCCGCGGCCAATCAGGATTCTTCCCCAACAACTATGTGGAAGTGGTGGTGCCCCTGTAA
- the LOC120055614 gene encoding endophilin-A2-like isoform X1: MSVAGFKKQFYKASQMVSEKVGGAEGTKLDEDFKDLEKRADVTSKAVVDVISKTSEYLQPNPASRAKLTMLNTVSKMRGQVKSPGYPQAEGLLGESMAKFGREMGEDTNFGGALVDVGESMKRLAEVKDSLDIDVKQNFIDPLQAVVDKDIKDIQHHLKKLEGRRLDYDYKKKRQGKIPDEELRSALEKFHESKEMAESSMHNLLETDVEQVSQMASLVESQLQYHKQAVQILEELTDKLRDRVNEAQSRPRREYTPKPKASFDYEEQEHSNGEYSPSANPPSYSSDVTSFHRTRSTKNSRHSSEPCAKALYDFEPENEGELGFCEGDIIMLTNRIDENWLEGTIRGQSGFFPNNYVEVVVPL; encoded by the exons ATGTCAGTCGCAGGCTTCAAGAAACAATTTTACAAAGCAAGCCAG ATGGTCAGTGAGAAGGTCGGAGGTGCAGAGGGAACCAAGCTGGATGAAGACTTCAAAGATCTGGAGAAG AGGGCAGATGTGACCAGTAAAGCGGTGGTGGATGTCATCTCTAAAACATCGGAGTACCTGCAGCCCAACCCAGCGTCCAGGGCCAAGCTGACCATGCTGAACACGGTGTCTAAGATGCGGGGCCAGGTGAAGAGCCCTGGCTACCCCCAGGCTGAAGGGCTTCTGGGGGAGAGCATGGCCAAGTTCGGAcgagagatgggagaggacaCCAACTTTG GTGGCGCCCTGGTGGACGTGGGCGAGTCCATGAAGAGGCTGGCTGAGGTCAAAGATTCCCTGGACATCGATGTCAAACAGAACTTTATCGATCCACTGCAGGCCGTTGTCGACAAGGACATCAAAGACATCCAG cACCATCTGAAGAAGTTGGAAGGCAGGCGTCTGGACTACGATTATAAGAAGAAACGCCAGGGGAAGATCCCAGACGAGGAGCTGAGGTCAGCCCTGGAGAAGTTCCACGAGTCCAAAGAGATGGCAGAGAGCTCCATGCACAACCTGCTGGAGACTGAT GTAGAGCAGGTGAGTCAGATGGCTTCTCTGGTCGAGTCACAACTACAGTATCACAAACAGGCTGTGCAGATTCTGGAGGAGCTGACGGACAAACTCCGAGACAG GGTGAACGAGGCCCAGTCTCGCCCCAGGCGTGAGTACACTCCTAAACCCAAAGCCTCCTTTGACTACGAAGAGCAGGAGCATTCAAATGGAGAGTACTCCCCCTCTGCCAACCCCCCTTCATACTCCTCAG ACGTCACGTCCTTCCACAGAACACGGTCCACGAAGAACAGTCGACACT CCTCTGAGCCGTGCGCTAAGGCCCTGTATGACTTCGAGCCAGAGAACGAGGGTGAGCTGGGCTTCTGCGAGGGCGACATCATCATGCTGACCAACCGCATCGACGAGAACTGGTTGGAGGGCACTATCCGCGGCCAATCAGGATTCTTCCCCAACAACTATGTGGAAGTGGTGGTGCCCCTGTAA